The following coding sequences are from one Pseudonocardia sp. EC080619-01 window:
- a CDS encoding LacI family DNA-binding transcriptional regulator → MTTMRDVAARAGVSAKTVSRVFNDDEHVLPETRTRVESALRELNYVPNSVATTFRKGRAPVVGVVVPDLLDPFFAAVAESVNRLALDRGMSTVVTSVGHTTRTEHETIGRLLSQSLSGLVVAPVEADHSYLARWRERLPIVFVDRAPVGVAADSFIEDDAGGARAATEHLIGHGHERIAFVGDLPELPTARNRLLGYRGALADAGLTVPEGYEEFGAIDRASAAAVVGRLDALPGPPTAILSSNARSSMALVPVLRHRRLAVVGFGDFPMADMLSPALTVVDQDPFALGEHAAQRVFDRLDHPRRRFRRRTVLPVRLVERESCR, encoded by the coding sequence ATGACCACGATGCGAGACGTCGCCGCCCGAGCAGGTGTGAGCGCGAAGACGGTCTCGCGTGTCTTCAACGACGACGAGCACGTGCTGCCCGAGACCCGCACCCGCGTCGAGTCCGCACTGCGCGAGCTCAACTACGTGCCGAACTCGGTGGCCACCACGTTCCGGAAGGGCCGCGCGCCGGTGGTCGGCGTCGTCGTCCCGGACCTGCTCGACCCGTTCTTCGCCGCCGTCGCCGAGTCGGTGAACCGGCTCGCGCTCGACCGCGGCATGTCCACCGTGGTCACCAGCGTCGGGCACACCACGCGCACGGAGCACGAGACGATCGGGCGGTTGCTGAGCCAGTCGCTGAGCGGACTGGTCGTCGCTCCCGTCGAGGCCGACCACTCGTACCTGGCCCGGTGGCGGGAGCGGCTGCCGATCGTGTTCGTCGACCGCGCCCCGGTGGGCGTGGCGGCCGACTCCTTCATCGAGGACGACGCCGGTGGTGCCCGTGCGGCCACCGAGCACCTGATCGGGCACGGTCACGAGCGGATCGCGTTCGTCGGCGACCTGCCCGAGCTGCCGACCGCCCGCAACCGGCTGCTCGGCTACCGCGGCGCGCTCGCCGACGCCGGCCTGACCGTGCCGGAGGGCTACGAGGAGTTCGGGGCGATCGACCGGGCGAGCGCCGCGGCCGTCGTCGGGCGGCTGGACGCGCTGCCCGGCCCGCCGACGGCGATCCTGTCGTCCAACGCGCGCAGCAGCATGGCGCTCGTCCCGGTGCTGCGGCACCGGAGGCTCGCGGTCGTCGGGTTCGGCGACTTCCCGATGGCGGACATGCTCTCCCCGGCCCTCACCGTGGTCGACCAGGACCCGTTCGCGCTCGGCGAGCACGCCGCGCAGCGCGTGTTCGACCGGCTCGACCACCCACGCAGGCGGTTCCGCCGCCGCACGGTGCTGCCCGTCCGCCTGGTGGAGCGCGAGTCCTGCCGGTAG
- a CDS encoding tagatose-bisphosphate aldolase, translated as MNALTTPERRGLTAISTPGGRMLIVAADQRNGMRKAMADAPDGADAISAEELAEAKSDLVRHLANSAPAILLDPEVALPGVVDDGTLARDTALVVGMDASGYETVDGLRHTRFVPGVTARRVRDLGGDVAKMLFYTRPDRQGPDSTVAAQIRDCVRDCADEGVLLIVELLTYQLDGESDADYAAAFPALVADGAKLAVDCGAKVLKLQYPGSAEAAAAVTEAAAGVPWAVLSAGVDHETFIGQVKVAVDNGAAGAMAGRSLWKDSLSISAEVREQHLTGRALPRLRELESVVDA; from the coding sequence ATGAACGCACTCACCACCCCCGAGCGCCGCGGCCTGACCGCGATCTCCACCCCCGGCGGGCGGATGCTGATCGTCGCCGCCGACCAGCGCAACGGCATGCGCAAGGCCATGGCGGACGCGCCGGACGGCGCCGACGCGATCAGCGCCGAGGAGCTCGCCGAGGCGAAGTCCGACCTGGTCCGCCACCTGGCCAACTCCGCGCCGGCGATCCTGCTGGACCCGGAGGTGGCGCTGCCGGGCGTCGTCGACGACGGCACGCTGGCGCGCGACACCGCACTCGTCGTCGGGATGGACGCCTCCGGCTACGAGACCGTCGACGGCCTGCGCCACACCCGGTTCGTGCCGGGCGTGACCGCGCGCCGGGTCCGTGACCTGGGTGGCGACGTCGCCAAGATGCTCTTCTACACCCGCCCGGACCGCCAGGGCCCGGACTCGACGGTCGCCGCACAGATCCGCGACTGCGTGCGCGACTGCGCCGACGAGGGCGTACTCCTGATCGTCGAGCTGCTCACCTACCAGCTCGACGGCGAGTCCGACGCGGACTACGCCGCCGCGTTCCCGGCGCTGGTCGCCGACGGGGCGAAGCTGGCCGTCGACTGCGGGGCGAAGGTGCTGAAGCTGCAGTACCCGGGTTCGGCCGAGGCGGCCGCCGCGGTGACGGAGGCGGCCGCGGGCGTGCCGTGGGCGGTGCTGTCGGCCGGCGTCGACCACGAGACCTTCATCGGCCAGGTGAAGGTCGCCGTCGACAACGGCGCGGCCGGGGCGATGGCGGGCCGGTCGCTGTGGAAGGACAGCCTGTCGATCTCCGCGGAGGTGCGGGAGCAGCACCTGACCGGGCGCGCCCTGCCGCGGCTGCGGGAGCTGGAGTCGGTCGTCGACGCCTGA
- a CDS encoding TIGR03086 family metal-binding protein, translated as MGDVTADRTPADEYREIAGRFTEVVEGVPGDDAWDRRSPVPEWTARDVVGHLVEWFPAFLAGGAGVTLPAGPGVDEDPVAAWRTLSDGVQALLDDPASAGRTLSNPHIGELDVPTAVSRFFTADVFLHTWDLARATGQDATLDPGRCATMLEGMLPLDDLLRASGQYGPRVAVPDDADVQTRLLAFIGRDPR; from the coding sequence ATGGGCGACGTGACTGCCGACCGGACCCCCGCCGACGAGTACCGCGAGATCGCGGGCCGGTTCACCGAGGTCGTCGAGGGCGTGCCCGGCGACGACGCCTGGGACCGGCGCTCGCCGGTGCCCGAGTGGACCGCCCGCGACGTCGTCGGTCACCTCGTGGAGTGGTTCCCTGCGTTCCTCGCGGGCGGAGCCGGCGTGACGCTGCCCGCGGGGCCCGGCGTCGACGAGGACCCGGTCGCCGCCTGGCGCACCCTGAGCGACGGCGTCCAGGCCCTGCTCGACGACCCGGCGTCGGCAGGCCGGACGCTGAGCAACCCGCACATCGGCGAGCTCGACGTCCCCACCGCCGTCTCCCGCTTCTTCACCGCCGACGTCTTCCTGCACACCTGGGACCTCGCCCGCGCCACCGGCCAGGACGCGACGCTCGATCCCGGACGGTGCGCGACGATGCTGGAGGGGATGCTGCCGCTCGACGACCTGCTGCGCGCGAGCGGCCAGTACGGCCCGCGGGTGGCGGTCCCGGACGACGCCGACGTGCAGACCCGGCTGCTCGCCTTCATCGGGCGGGACCCGCGCTGA
- a CDS encoding HAD-IA family hydrolase — MTSRCQPGRPTVIAVSGAAGSGKSTLGRTLATTLRAPLLDLDTLTNPLLDGLHGPVLTEHWLTGEHRSTIRDARYAALRATAAEVAGTAGTVVLVAPFTAELTGGPEWEALAAAVAPAELRMVHLRGDAELFARRRSARAEPRDAHRPADAAPTGTGPAPPAAPHLAVDAELSPAQQELRVLRALGVRTAVDPDAPVFARTFDAVLSDLDGVLADSTASVVRSWDRFARELGAPPAAVHGNHGRPARMLVEALVGPDGVEEGLRRIEAIEVADATGVEPVPGARELMASLPGDRVAVATSGTPAIAGARLHAAGITPPDVLVTADDVRHGKPDPEPYLLAARRLGVDPARCLVLEDAPAGVAAARAAGCAVVGVLGTVGAGELAEADLVVDGLDRLRVSAGADGLSVTPA; from the coding sequence ATGACGTCGCGTTGTCAACCCGGCCGGCCCACGGTGATCGCGGTCTCGGGAGCCGCCGGGAGCGGCAAGTCGACCCTCGGCCGCACCCTCGCCACGACCCTGCGGGCCCCGCTGCTCGACCTCGACACGCTCACGAACCCGCTGCTCGACGGTCTGCACGGCCCGGTGCTGACCGAGCACTGGCTCACCGGGGAGCACCGGTCCACGATCCGCGACGCGCGCTACGCCGCCCTCCGCGCGACGGCCGCCGAGGTCGCGGGCACGGCCGGGACCGTCGTGCTGGTCGCGCCCTTCACGGCCGAGCTCACCGGCGGGCCGGAGTGGGAGGCGCTCGCCGCTGCCGTCGCCCCCGCCGAGCTGCGGATGGTCCACCTGCGCGGGGACGCGGAGCTGTTCGCCCGGCGCCGGTCCGCCCGGGCCGAGCCGCGCGACGCGCACCGACCGGCCGATGCCGCGCCGACCGGCACCGGCCCGGCACCGCCCGCCGCGCCACATCTGGCCGTCGACGCCGAGCTGTCCCCCGCCCAGCAGGAGCTGCGCGTGCTGCGCGCGCTCGGGGTGCGGACCGCCGTCGATCCGGACGCACCGGTGTTCGCCCGGACGTTCGACGCCGTCCTGTCCGACCTGGACGGCGTGCTGGCCGACTCCACGGCGTCGGTCGTCCGTTCCTGGGACCGGTTCGCCCGGGAGCTGGGCGCCCCGCCCGCCGCCGTGCACGGCAACCACGGGCGGCCGGCCCGGATGCTGGTGGAGGCGCTCGTCGGCCCGGACGGCGTGGAGGAGGGCCTGCGCCGGATCGAGGCGATCGAGGTCGCCGACGCGACCGGCGTCGAGCCGGTCCCGGGTGCACGCGAGCTGATGGCGTCACTGCCCGGCGACCGGGTCGCGGTCGCCACCTCCGGCACCCCCGCCATCGCCGGGGCCCGCCTGCACGCGGCCGGGATCACGCCGCCGGACGTGCTCGTCACCGCCGACGACGTGCGGCACGGCAAGCCGGACCCGGAGCCCTACCTGCTGGCCGCCCGCCGGCTCGGGGTCGACCCCGCCCGGTGCCTGGTGCTGGAGGACGCCCCGGCCGGCGTCGCGGCGGCCCGTGCCGCGGGCTGCGCGGTCGTGGGCGTGCTGGGCACCGTCGGTGCCGGGGAGCTCGCGGAGGCCGATCTCGTCGTCGACGGACTGGACCGGCTCCGGGTGTCCGCGGGCGCGGACGGGCTGTCGGTCACCCCGGCCTAG
- a CDS encoding DUF2267 domain-containing protein: MQYDTFISTVRDSGELPDQSAADRAVRSTLRVLGSRLAGGMPGNLASQLPGDLGEALPATGGGERFDVDGFYDRVADDEGVPRADARRHARATLATIAVAVTDEEYAHLAAQLPGEYADLLQTDLVRHR; encoded by the coding sequence ATGCAGTACGACACGTTCATCAGCACCGTCCGCGACAGCGGCGAGCTGCCCGACCAGTCCGCCGCCGACCGCGCGGTCCGGTCGACCCTGCGGGTGCTCGGCAGCCGCCTCGCGGGCGGGATGCCCGGCAACCTCGCCTCCCAGCTCCCCGGTGACCTGGGGGAGGCCCTGCCCGCGACGGGCGGGGGCGAGCGGTTCGACGTCGACGGGTTCTACGACCGGGTGGCCGACGACGAGGGCGTCCCGCGAGCCGACGCCCGGCGCCACGCCCGCGCGACGCTGGCGACGATCGCCGTCGCGGTGACCGACGAGGAGTACGCCCACCTCGCCGCCCAGCTGCCCGGCGAGTACGCCGACCTGCTGCAGACCGACCTGGTGCGGCACCGCTGA
- a CDS encoding methylenetetrahydrofolate reductase, whose product MGDVRLDPCPKRMEFGPCGGVRADLTCELGTVPCPFADGAAVPWTGPPGRSAAPAAFGHKGPVVLTDLTSPPYDPAALGRIVRTIAGSCDALLIGQHHDEPDFPPTMLAVLAREAGGHPWVTLTCRDRNRVVLEQDVAGLAAAGAEAVFCVTGDARGPSVRPDVSQVFDLDGTRLASLAAAAGLPAVVPEAPDAPPTGLRPARLAEKQRAGAGAVVLNHAASPGRVAEFVTAARGHGATLPVVAGVAVFTDEPGARRLEAFPGLEIDPAAVERVLTASDPVEAGIEAAVDEAVALLAVDGVAGVNLSGRGSSGDDDTAAAIKAEIGHRIRSRAGTRG is encoded by the coding sequence GTGGGTGACGTACGACTCGATCCCTGCCCGAAGCGGATGGAGTTCGGGCCGTGCGGGGGCGTGCGCGCGGACCTGACCTGCGAGCTCGGGACGGTGCCGTGCCCGTTCGCCGACGGCGCCGCCGTCCCGTGGACGGGGCCGCCCGGCCGGTCGGCGGCACCGGCCGCGTTCGGGCACAAGGGGCCCGTCGTGCTCACCGATCTGACGTCGCCGCCGTACGATCCCGCCGCACTCGGCCGGATCGTGCGGACGATCGCCGGCTCGTGCGACGCGCTGCTGATCGGCCAGCACCACGACGAGCCGGACTTCCCGCCGACGATGCTGGCCGTGCTCGCCCGGGAGGCGGGCGGGCACCCGTGGGTGACGCTGACCTGCCGGGACCGCAACCGCGTCGTTCTCGAACAGGACGTCGCCGGGCTGGCCGCAGCCGGAGCGGAGGCCGTGTTCTGCGTGACCGGTGACGCCCGCGGCCCGAGTGTGCGGCCGGACGTCTCCCAGGTGTTCGACCTCGACGGCACCCGGCTGGCGTCGCTCGCCGCCGCGGCCGGGCTGCCCGCCGTCGTCCCCGAGGCGCCGGACGCCCCGCCGACCGGGCTGCGCCCGGCGCGGCTGGCCGAGAAGCAGCGGGCCGGCGCGGGCGCGGTCGTCCTGAACCACGCGGCGTCACCGGGGCGGGTCGCGGAGTTCGTCACCGCCGCCCGCGGCCACGGCGCGACGCTGCCGGTGGTCGCCGGGGTCGCGGTGTTCACCGACGAGCCGGGCGCCCGGCGGCTGGAGGCGTTCCCCGGTCTGGAGATCGACCCGGCCGCGGTCGAGCGGGTGCTGACCGCGTCCGACCCGGTCGAGGCGGGCATCGAGGCGGCCGTCGACGAGGCCGTGGCGCTGCTGGCCGTCGACGGCGTCGCCGGGGTCAACCTGTCCGGCCGCGGTTCCTCCGGCGACGACGACACCGCCGCCGCGATCAAGGCCGAGATCGGGCACCGGATCCGGAGTAGGGCCGGGACCCGCGGGTAG
- a CDS encoding class I SAM-dependent methyltransferase — protein MADLVPERMELEFDTVAEWTRVAVAELGDDHAIPAACRGSASPDGLDRLVAACGVGRGTRLADVGGGTGGPAAYAREYFGADPVVVDPMPGACRAAASMFGLPAVVGDGHRIPLATGSVPACWCLGVLRTVREKDVLLGELHRILRPGGGLGLLVYTADEPRPAGAPEGNLFPTVAGTRDLLDQAGFTVVEEAPLTGFADAPRSWHDRIGRVDEVLTRDHGDDPRFRAAEEQADRIGRLISEGTVTGVLLHATAR, from the coding sequence ATGGCCGACCTCGTCCCCGAGCGGATGGAACTCGAGTTCGACACCGTCGCGGAGTGGACCCGCGTGGCGGTCGCCGAGCTCGGCGACGACCACGCGATCCCGGCGGCGTGCCGGGGCAGCGCCAGCCCCGACGGTCTGGACCGGCTGGTCGCGGCGTGCGGGGTCGGCCGCGGCACCCGGCTCGCCGACGTCGGCGGCGGCACCGGCGGGCCCGCCGCCTACGCCCGCGAGTACTTCGGTGCCGACCCGGTCGTCGTCGACCCGATGCCGGGGGCCTGCCGGGCCGCGGCGTCGATGTTCGGGCTGCCCGCCGTCGTCGGGGACGGGCACCGGATACCGCTGGCGACCGGATCGGTCCCGGCCTGCTGGTGCCTCGGGGTGCTGCGCACGGTGCGGGAGAAGGACGTCCTGCTCGGCGAGCTGCACCGGATCCTGCGCCCCGGCGGTGGGCTGGGCCTGCTGGTGTACACCGCCGACGAGCCGCGGCCCGCGGGGGCGCCGGAGGGCAACCTCTTCCCGACCGTCGCCGGGACCCGGGACCTGCTCGACCAGGCCGGGTTCACGGTCGTCGAGGAGGCCCCGCTCACCGGGTTCGCCGACGCCCCGAGGAGCTGGCACGACCGGATCGGCCGGGTCGACGAGGTGCTGACCCGCGACCACGGCGACGATCCGCGGTTCCGCGCGGCGGAGGAGCAGGCGGACCGGATCGGCCGGTTGATCTCCGAGGGCACCGTGACCGGGGTGCTGCTGCATGCCACCGCTCGCTGA
- a CDS encoding sugar porter family MFS transporter, with the protein MNDNAVVGTPRRGTGATVIAALGGLLFGYDTGIISAALLYLGPAFGLSDQAKEIVVASLLVGAIVGVAGGGTVMDRIGRRRTLLGVAVLFLTGAVASGLAGSLTVLLLARIVLGLAIGAASVAVPAYIAEIAPAHLRGRLVSVNQLMISSGILLSYVTGYVLSDAQAWRWMLAIAAVPAAVMLVALPRLPESPRWLLAKGREDEARALLADGRSPAEVDDEVRGITEAMHAETRSTVRDLLGSRFRPGIVLGVGVAATNQLVGVNAVTYYTPTLLTGSGFGESAAILSSVGLGVANVAFTLVGLVLVDRIGRRPLVLGGTGLVVVALVVIGAVYAFTDLSGIWAAVLLAFLMIYQASFAASLGLAMWLVNSEVFPTEVRGKAGSAGLATHWILNLLISVTVLTTIDAITPSGLFWLYAVLGGLGLVFLYRRLPETRGRTLEEIDAELNGGRPARQAPTG; encoded by the coding sequence ATGAACGACAACGCGGTCGTCGGCACACCACGACGGGGGACCGGGGCCACGGTGATCGCGGCCCTCGGCGGGCTGCTCTTCGGGTACGACACCGGCATCATCTCCGCCGCGCTGCTCTACCTCGGGCCCGCGTTCGGGCTCAGCGACCAGGCCAAGGAGATCGTGGTCGCGTCGCTGCTGGTCGGCGCGATCGTCGGTGTCGCGGGCGGCGGCACGGTGATGGACCGGATCGGCCGCCGGCGCACCCTGCTCGGCGTCGCGGTGCTGTTCCTCACCGGGGCGGTCGCCTCCGGCCTGGCGGGCTCGCTGACCGTCCTGCTCCTCGCCCGCATCGTGCTCGGCCTGGCGATCGGGGCCGCGTCGGTCGCGGTGCCCGCCTACATCGCCGAGATCGCGCCGGCACACCTGCGCGGCCGGCTCGTGTCGGTCAACCAGCTGATGATCTCCTCCGGGATCCTGCTCTCCTACGTCACCGGCTACGTGCTGTCGGACGCGCAGGCGTGGCGCTGGATGCTCGCGATCGCCGCGGTCCCCGCTGCGGTCATGCTGGTGGCGCTCCCCCGGCTCCCGGAGAGCCCACGGTGGCTGCTCGCGAAGGGCCGTGAGGACGAGGCGCGGGCCCTGCTCGCCGACGGCCGCAGCCCGGCCGAGGTCGACGACGAGGTCCGCGGCATCACCGAGGCGATGCACGCCGAGACCCGGTCCACCGTCCGCGACCTGCTCGGCTCCCGGTTCCGGCCGGGCATCGTCCTCGGCGTCGGCGTGGCCGCGACGAACCAGCTGGTCGGCGTCAACGCCGTCACCTACTACACCCCGACCCTGCTCACCGGCTCCGGTTTCGGGGAGTCGGCCGCGATCCTGTCGTCGGTCGGGCTCGGTGTCGCGAACGTCGCCTTCACCCTCGTCGGCCTGGTCCTCGTGGACCGGATCGGGCGCCGCCCGCTGGTGCTCGGCGGCACCGGCCTCGTCGTCGTCGCGCTCGTGGTGATCGGCGCGGTCTACGCGTTCACCGACCTGAGCGGGATCTGGGCCGCCGTCCTGCTGGCCTTCCTGATGATCTACCAGGCGTCCTTCGCGGCCAGCCTCGGCCTGGCGATGTGGCTGGTCAACAGCGAGGTCTTCCCGACGGAGGTCCGCGGCAAGGCGGGCAGCGCCGGCCTCGCCACGCACTGGATCCTGAACCTGTTGATCTCGGTCACCGTGCTGACCACGATCGACGCGATCACCCCGAGCGGGCTGTTCTGGCTGTACGCCGTCCTCGGCGGCCTCGGCCTGGTGTTCCTCTACAGGCGCCTGCCCGAGACCCGTGGCCGCACGCTGGAGGAGATCGACGCCGAGCTGAACGGCGGACGTCCGGCCCGGCAGGCACCCACCGGCTGA
- a CDS encoding L-fuculokinase translates to MDDRLVAGIDLGSTGIKLLVLDEDGTEVLVEEIPTPWRPGPGGTADLPVPTLVSAVHRLVGAAAGRLATVTDRTVGAIAVAGMGESGVLLDGDGDAVAPAFAWFDPRGAEQVANLPERIRSEFAGRTGLPLGAQTSVAKLAYLRDSGIRLDGRCWLNLPEFVATVLGGRPTAEYSLASRTGLLDQDTGLPWDAMLDELGVTPAFLPPLEPAGTDLGAVSERFPAPFAGARIAVGGHDHLVAAEAAGTIGDGHYHVSIGTAEVLLRVVDAPLGYAARARLAEYLINEVRHVVPGKHVLVAGVKTGLLLRRALQTFGVGDRAGRDRLDAAVLDLPYEGALPDGGIEVSGARNDDGELAITVRTDGVSPAEVVAAVLRHSNDEIARLVTAIDRELPPATSATLTGGWAGMDSVRRARAQVLPGVTVSGRAQETAYGAALVAARLTPAGDSAPAR, encoded by the coding sequence ATGGACGACCGGCTCGTGGCGGGGATCGACCTGGGGAGCACCGGGATCAAGCTGCTCGTTCTCGACGAGGACGGCACGGAGGTCCTGGTCGAGGAGATCCCGACGCCGTGGCGGCCCGGTCCGGGCGGGACCGCGGACCTCCCGGTTCCGACCCTCGTCTCCGCGGTGCACCGGCTGGTCGGCGCCGCGGCCGGGCGGCTCGCCACCGTCACCGACCGGACGGTCGGGGCGATCGCCGTCGCGGGGATGGGGGAGAGCGGTGTCCTGCTCGACGGGGACGGCGACGCCGTCGCCCCGGCCTTCGCCTGGTTCGACCCGCGCGGTGCGGAGCAGGTGGCGAACCTCCCGGAGCGGATCCGGTCCGAGTTCGCGGGCCGGACCGGGCTGCCGCTCGGCGCGCAGACCTCGGTGGCCAAGCTCGCGTACCTGCGCGACAGCGGGATCCGGCTCGACGGCCGGTGCTGGCTCAACCTCCCCGAGTTCGTCGCCACCGTGCTCGGCGGCCGCCCGACGGCGGAGTACTCGCTGGCCTCCCGCACCGGGCTGCTCGACCAGGACACCGGCCTGCCGTGGGACGCGATGCTCGACGAGCTCGGCGTGACGCCCGCGTTCCTACCGCCGCTCGAACCGGCCGGGACCGATCTCGGCGCGGTCTCCGAGCGGTTCCCGGCGCCCTTCGCCGGCGCCCGGATCGCCGTCGGCGGGCACGACCACCTGGTGGCGGCCGAGGCCGCGGGGACGATCGGCGACGGCCACTACCACGTGTCCATCGGCACCGCCGAGGTCCTGCTGCGGGTGGTGGACGCCCCGCTCGGCTACGCGGCACGGGCCCGGCTGGCCGAGTACCTGATCAACGAGGTCCGGCACGTCGTCCCCGGGAAGCACGTGCTCGTCGCCGGGGTGAAGACCGGCCTGCTGCTGCGCCGCGCGCTGCAGACCTTCGGCGTCGGCGACCGCGCCGGACGGGACCGGCTGGACGCCGCCGTGCTGGACCTGCCCTACGAGGGCGCCCTGCCCGACGGCGGCATCGAGGTGTCCGGGGCCCGCAACGACGACGGGGAGCTCGCGATCACGGTGCGCACCGACGGCGTGAGCCCCGCCGAGGTCGTCGCCGCCGTGCTGCGGCACAGCAACGACGAGATCGCCCGCCTTGTCACCGCGATCGACCGGGAGCTCCCGCCCGCGACGTCGGCCACGCTCACCGGCGGATGGGCCGGGATGGACAGCGTCCGGCGGGCCCGCGCGCAGGTGCTGCCCGGCGTGACCGTCTCCGGCCGGGCGCAGGAGACCGCGTACGGCGCGGCACTCGTCGCCGCCCGGCTGACGCCTGCCGGCGACTCCGCGCCGGCCCGCTGA